A window of the Electrophorus electricus isolate fEleEle1 chromosome 11, fEleEle1.pri, whole genome shotgun sequence genome harbors these coding sequences:
- the LOC113585783 gene encoding serine protease HTRA2, mitochondrial: protein MATIRLTCSLKRILTRNRIETGQQPDLSNLRLVRHFSNATSEKRTNVNAHVLQGTVPNGSTGGNTSGSSVRTSCLGTIALGLGVGALLYGIKDEHNDVFQRACVVRDTFLDHIVPTAHCASPLKPDSPRYKYNFIADVVEKSAPAVVYIEIIGRHLYSGREIAISNGSGFIISSDGLIVTNAHVVANKRGVRVKLANGETYNATVQAVDQAADIATIKINAKNSLPTLHLGRSSDVRQGEFVVAMGSPFALRNTITSGIVSSAHRGSKELGLANGNMDYIQTDAAIDFGNSGGPLINLDGEVIGVNTMKVTAGISFAIPSDRLRLFLEHAADKKKSWFSESDTKRRYIGVMMLTLTPSIITELKMRDPLFPDVTHGILIHRVITGSPAKRAGLKPGDIVVEVNGVKVNTSEEIYNAVRTSDSINMVVRRGQDLLMLHMIPEFTE from the exons ATGGCAACAATACGTCTGACTTGTAGTCTCAAACGGATACTCACAAGGAATCGCATCGAGACTGGTCAGCAACCAGACTTGTCGAATCTGAGGCTTGTGCGACATTTTTCCAATGCCACTTCTGAGAAACGAACAAACGTAAACGCACATGTACTTCAAGGTACGGTGCCAAATGGAAGTACAGGAGGCAATACTAGTGGCAGTTCAGTTCGGACTAGTTGCCTCGGAACAATAGCTTTGGGACTGGGAGTTGGAGCACTCTTGTACGGAATAAAAGACGAGCACAATGACGTTTTTCAGAGAGCATGTGTTGTCAGAGACACTTTCCTCGATCACATCGTGCCTACAGCCCACTGTGCGTCCCCGTTGAAGCCTGACAGTCCAAGGTATAAATACAACTTTATTGCAGATGTCGTGGAGAAGTCAGCACCTGCTGTAGTGTACATCGAAATCATAGGACG GCATCTATACTCTGGCCGAGAGATTGCCATCTCTAATGGCTCTGGCTTCATCATCAGTAGTGATGGCCTAATAGTGACCAATGCCCATGTAGTAGCCAACAAGAGAGGCGTCCGTGTCAAACTTGCCAATGGGGAGACCTACAATGCCACTGTACAGGCAGTGGACCAGGCTGCAGATATTGcaactattaaaataaatgccaaG AATTCTTTACCGACATTGCATCTTGGCCGGTCATCAGATGTCCGTCAGGGAGAATTTGTGGTTGCCATGGGGAGCCCATTTGCCCTGCGGAATACTATCACATCTGGCATAGTTAGTTCTGCTCATAGAGGCAGTAAAGAATTGGGCCTGGCCAATGGCAACATGGACTACATACAGACTGATGCAGCCATAGAT TTTGGGAACTCGGGTGGTCCTCTTATTAATTTG GATGGTGAGGTCATTGGCGTTAACACCATGAAGGTGACTGCTGGGATTTCCTTTGCCATACCCTCTGACAGACTTCGGCTCTTCCTCGAGCATGCAGCAGataaaaaga AGTCCTGGTTCAGTGAATCTGACACCAAACGGCGCTACATAGGAGTGATGATGTTGACTCTCACACCCAG TATAATCACTGAGCTGAAGATGCGGGACCCCTTGTTCCCGGATGTAACTCACGGAATCCTCATTCATCGTGTGATCACCGGCTCCCCAGCTAAAAG GGCAGGTCTAAAGCCTGGGGACATTGTTGTAGAGGTCAACGGGGTGAAGGTAAACACATCTGAAGAGATCTACAATGCTGTTCGGACAAGTGACAGCATCAACATGGTGGTCCGCAGGGGTCAAGATCTTCTGATGCTGCATATGATCCCTGAGTTCACAGAGTAA
- the loxl3b gene encoding lysyl oxidase homolog 3B isoform X3: protein MDQSRWCRHIVFLFLAVCLPSCLAQTIPSVHPSPTATPHTPERLKFRLAGHPRKHNEGRIEVFYKGEWGTICDDDFSLANAQVLCHQLGFVSATGWAHSAKYGKGTGKIWLDNVQCSGSERSISVCKSRGWGNSDCTHDEDAGVICKDEKLPGYVDANIIEVQVDESKVEEVRLRPVVSMASKRLPVIEGVVEVRYKDGWAQICDNGWTAKNSRVICGMMGFPHERKVNKNFYKHLKKRSTEQKVKVRVTADRQDGKAKAITKASSKSKPGHAAAAKRLYAERQKNHFLVHSVACLGTEVHLAACPLDFNKDNATETCPGGMPAVVSCVPGLEYAHKQAMKKQLKPLSVVRLKGGARPGEGRVEVLKGTEWGAVCDDRWNLQSASVVCRELGYGSAKEALTGARMGQGMGPIYMNEVQCTGFERSLWNCHFKNITAEDCKHTEDAAVRCNVPYMGFEKTVRITGGRSPFEGRVEVLRADANGNQHWGLICGEGWGTKEAMVACRQLGLGYANHGLQVRLVGGRSEYEGRVEIQVRQRWGSVCSEGWTTKEAMVVCRQLGLGYSMHAITETWYWDSSNVTEMVMSGVKCTGDELSLGHCQHHKTVSCQKVAARFAAGVICSETTSDLVLNAALVQQTVYIEDRPLHMLYCAAEENCLAKSAAKANWPYGHRRLLRFSSEILNIGRADFRPKAGRHSWVWHACHGHYHSMDIFTHYDLLSLNGTKVADGHKASFCLEDSQCQEGVAKRYECANFGEQGITVGCVDLYRHDIDCQWIDITDVKPGNYILQIIINPNYEVSESDFTNNAMKCNCKYDGHRIWLHNCHIGDAFSEEAEKKFEKYPGQLNNQIS from the exons ATGGACCAGTCTCGGTGGTGCAGACATATAGTCTTCCTCTTCCTGGCTGTTTGCCTTCCATCTTGCCTCGCCCAGACAATACCCTCTGTACACCCAAGTCCCACAGcaacaccccacacacctgaGCGTCTGAAGTTCCGCCTGGCTGGTCACCCACGGAAACACAATGAGGGACGAATTGAAGTGTTTTATAAAGGCGAATGGGGAACTATATGTGATGATGACTTCTCTTTGGCCAATGCCCAAGTGCTCTGTCATCAGCTGGGATTCGTCTCTGCCACAGGCTGGGCGCACAGCGCTAAATACGGCAAAGGAACAG GGAAGATCTGGCTGGATAATGTGCAGTGTAGTGGCAGTGAGAGAAGTATATCAGTGTGTAAGTCGCGCGGATGGGGCAACAGTGACTGCACTCACGATGAAGACGCTGGGGTGATCTGTAAGGATGAGAAGCTTCCAGGATATGTTGATGCCAACATTATAGAG GTACAGGTGGATGAAAGTAAAGTGGAGGAGGTGCGTCTGCGGCCAGTGGTGTCCATGGCAAGCAAGCGGCTACCTGTGATTgagggggtggtggaggtgaggtatAAGGACGGTTGGGCTCAGATCTGCGATAACGGCTGGACGGCCAAAAATTCACGGGTCATCTGTGGCATGATGGGCTTCCCACATGAGAGGAAGGTCAACAAGAACTTTTACAA GCATCTCAAAAAAAGGTCCACGGAGCAAAAAGTCAAAGTTAGAGTTACAGCAGACAG GCAGGATGGCAAAGCTAAAGCTATCACTAAAGCTAGCTCTAAGTCTAAACCTGGCCACGCAGCTGCAGCCAAAAG ATTGTATGCAGAACGGCAGAAGAATCACTTCCTGGTTCACTCTGTGGCATGTTTAGGCACAGAGGTGCACCTGGCTGCCTGTCCTTTGGACTTTAACAAGGACAACGCCACAGAGACCTGTCCTGGGGGCATGCCCGCTGTGGTCAGCTGTGTGCCTGGACTGGAATATGCTCACAAGCAGGCCATGAAGAAACAACTCAAGCCATTG AGTGTAGTGCGTCTGAAAGGTGGCGCGAGGCCAGGGGAGGGCCgtgtggaggtgctgaagggCACCGAGTGGGGCGCGGTGTGCGATGACCGCTGGAACTTGCAGTCTGCTAGTGTGGTGTGCAGAGAGCTGGGATATGGCTCTGCTAAAGAAGCCCTCACTGGAGCCCGCATGGGCCAAG GCATGGGACCAATCTATATGAACGAGGTCCAGTGCACAGGCTTTGAACGTTCTCTGTGGAACTGTCACTTTAAGAACATCACTGCTGAAGACTGCAAGCACACAGAGGATGCTGCAGTCCGCTGTAACGTCCCCTATATGGGCTTTGAGAAAACG GTGCGTATCACAGGTGGACGTTCGCCCTTTGAGGGCCGCGTGGAAGTGCTGCGAGCCGATGCCAACGGAAACCAGCACTGGGGGCTGATCTGTGGAGAAGGCTGGGGCACCAAAGAGGCCATGGTGGCCTGCAGACAGCTGGGTCTTGGATACGCCAACCACGGTCTGCAA GTGCGACTGGTGGGCGGGCGGTCGGAGTACGAGGGGCGAGTGGAGATTCAGGTGAGGCAGCGTTGGGGCAGTGTTTGCAGTGAGGGCTGGACCACCAAAGAGGCCATGGTAGTCTGCAGACAGCTAGGGCTCGGTTACAGCATGCATGCTATTACT GAAACGTGGTACTGGGACAGCAGCAATGTGACGGAGATGGTGATGAGCGGGGTGAAGTGTACTGGAGACGAGCTGTCTCTCGGCCATTGCCAGCACCACAAAACGGTCAGCTGCCAGAAAGTAGCCGCACGATTCGCCGCCGGCGTCATCTGCTCAGAGA CTACATCTGATCTAGTGCTGAATGCTGCCCTGGTGCAGCAGACCGTGTACATCGAGGATCGCCCACTGCACATGCTCTACTGCGCCGCTGAGGAGAACTGCCTGGCCAAAAGTGCCGCCAAGGCCAACTGGCCCTACGGCCACCGTCGCCTGCTGCGTTTCTCCTCCGAGATCCTCAACATCGGCCGTGCCGACTTCAGGCCCAAAGCGGGACGCCACTCCTGGGTGTGGCATGCATGCCATGG GCATTATCACAGTATGGATATCTTCACACACTATGACCTGCTGTCTCTCAATGGTACCAAGGTAGCAGATGGACATAAAGCCAGTTTCTGTTTGGAGGACAGCCAGTGTCAGGAGG GTGTCGCCAAGAGATACGAATGTGCAAATTTTGGAGAGCAGGGCATCACAGTGGGATGTGTGGACCTGTACCGGCATGACATTGACTGCCAGTGGATTGACATCACAGATGTTAAACCTGGAAACTACATCCTACAG ATCATTATCAACCCTAACTATGAAGTATCTGAGAGTGACTTTACAAATAATGCTATGAAATGCAACTGCAAATATGACGGGCACAGGATCTGGCTTCACAACTGCCATATTG GTGATGCCTTTAGTGAGGAGGCAGAGAAGAAGTTTGAGAAATACCCAGGACAGCTCAACAACCAGATCTCCTAA
- the loxl3b gene encoding lysyl oxidase homolog 3B isoform X1, whose translation MDQSRWCRHIVFLFLAVCLPSCLAQTIPSVHPSPTATPHTPERLKFRLAGHPRKHNEGRIEVFYKGEWGTICDDDFSLANAQVLCHQLGFVSATGWAHSAKYGKGTGKIWLDNVQCSGSERSISVCKSRGWGNSDCTHDEDAGVICKDEKLPGYVDANIIEVQVDESKVEEVRLRPVVSMASKRLPVIEGVVEVRYKDGWAQICDNGWTAKNSRVICGMMGFPHERKVNKNFYKQDGKAKAITKASSKSKPGHAAAAKRLYAERQKNHFLVHSVACLGTEVHLAACPLDFNKDNATETCPGGMPAVVSCVPGLEYAHKQAMKKQLKPLSVVRLKGGARPGEGRVEVLKGTEWGAVCDDRWNLQSASVVCRELGYGSAKEALTGARMGQGMGPIYMNEVQCTGFERSLWNCHFKNITAEDCKHTEDAAVRCNVPYMGFEKTVRITGGRSPFEGRVEVLRADANGNQHWGLICGEGWGTKEAMVACRQLGLGYANHGLQETWYWDSSNVTEMVMSGVKCTGDELSLGHCQHHKTVSCQKVAARFAAGVICSETTSDLVLNAALVQQTVYIEDRPLHMLYCAAEENCLAKSAAKANWPYGHRRLLRFSSEILNIGRADFRPKAGRHSWVWHACHGHYHSMDIFTHYDLLSLNGTKVADGHKASFCLEDSQCQEGVAKRYECANFGEQGITVGCVDLYRHDIDCQWIDITDVKPGNYILQIIINPNYEVSESDFTNNAMKCNCKYDGHRIWLHNCHIGDAFSEEAEKKFEKYPGQLNNQIS comes from the exons ATGGACCAGTCTCGGTGGTGCAGACATATAGTCTTCCTCTTCCTGGCTGTTTGCCTTCCATCTTGCCTCGCCCAGACAATACCCTCTGTACACCCAAGTCCCACAGcaacaccccacacacctgaGCGTCTGAAGTTCCGCCTGGCTGGTCACCCACGGAAACACAATGAGGGACGAATTGAAGTGTTTTATAAAGGCGAATGGGGAACTATATGTGATGATGACTTCTCTTTGGCCAATGCCCAAGTGCTCTGTCATCAGCTGGGATTCGTCTCTGCCACAGGCTGGGCGCACAGCGCTAAATACGGCAAAGGAACAG GGAAGATCTGGCTGGATAATGTGCAGTGTAGTGGCAGTGAGAGAAGTATATCAGTGTGTAAGTCGCGCGGATGGGGCAACAGTGACTGCACTCACGATGAAGACGCTGGGGTGATCTGTAAGGATGAGAAGCTTCCAGGATATGTTGATGCCAACATTATAGAG GTACAGGTGGATGAAAGTAAAGTGGAGGAGGTGCGTCTGCGGCCAGTGGTGTCCATGGCAAGCAAGCGGCTACCTGTGATTgagggggtggtggaggtgaggtatAAGGACGGTTGGGCTCAGATCTGCGATAACGGCTGGACGGCCAAAAATTCACGGGTCATCTGTGGCATGATGGGCTTCCCACATGAGAGGAAGGTCAACAAGAACTTTTACAA GCAGGATGGCAAAGCTAAAGCTATCACTAAAGCTAGCTCTAAGTCTAAACCTGGCCACGCAGCTGCAGCCAAAAG ATTGTATGCAGAACGGCAGAAGAATCACTTCCTGGTTCACTCTGTGGCATGTTTAGGCACAGAGGTGCACCTGGCTGCCTGTCCTTTGGACTTTAACAAGGACAACGCCACAGAGACCTGTCCTGGGGGCATGCCCGCTGTGGTCAGCTGTGTGCCTGGACTGGAATATGCTCACAAGCAGGCCATGAAGAAACAACTCAAGCCATTG AGTGTAGTGCGTCTGAAAGGTGGCGCGAGGCCAGGGGAGGGCCgtgtggaggtgctgaagggCACCGAGTGGGGCGCGGTGTGCGATGACCGCTGGAACTTGCAGTCTGCTAGTGTGGTGTGCAGAGAGCTGGGATATGGCTCTGCTAAAGAAGCCCTCACTGGAGCCCGCATGGGCCAAG GCATGGGACCAATCTATATGAACGAGGTCCAGTGCACAGGCTTTGAACGTTCTCTGTGGAACTGTCACTTTAAGAACATCACTGCTGAAGACTGCAAGCACACAGAGGATGCTGCAGTCCGCTGTAACGTCCCCTATATGGGCTTTGAGAAAACG GTGCGTATCACAGGTGGACGTTCGCCCTTTGAGGGCCGCGTGGAAGTGCTGCGAGCCGATGCCAACGGAAACCAGCACTGGGGGCTGATCTGTGGAGAAGGCTGGGGCACCAAAGAGGCCATGGTGGCCTGCAGACAGCTGGGTCTTGGATACGCCAACCACGGTCTGCAA GAAACGTGGTACTGGGACAGCAGCAATGTGACGGAGATGGTGATGAGCGGGGTGAAGTGTACTGGAGACGAGCTGTCTCTCGGCCATTGCCAGCACCACAAAACGGTCAGCTGCCAGAAAGTAGCCGCACGATTCGCCGCCGGCGTCATCTGCTCAGAGA CTACATCTGATCTAGTGCTGAATGCTGCCCTGGTGCAGCAGACCGTGTACATCGAGGATCGCCCACTGCACATGCTCTACTGCGCCGCTGAGGAGAACTGCCTGGCCAAAAGTGCCGCCAAGGCCAACTGGCCCTACGGCCACCGTCGCCTGCTGCGTTTCTCCTCCGAGATCCTCAACATCGGCCGTGCCGACTTCAGGCCCAAAGCGGGACGCCACTCCTGGGTGTGGCATGCATGCCATGG GCATTATCACAGTATGGATATCTTCACACACTATGACCTGCTGTCTCTCAATGGTACCAAGGTAGCAGATGGACATAAAGCCAGTTTCTGTTTGGAGGACAGCCAGTGTCAGGAGG GTGTCGCCAAGAGATACGAATGTGCAAATTTTGGAGAGCAGGGCATCACAGTGGGATGTGTGGACCTGTACCGGCATGACATTGACTGCCAGTGGATTGACATCACAGATGTTAAACCTGGAAACTACATCCTACAG ATCATTATCAACCCTAACTATGAAGTATCTGAGAGTGACTTTACAAATAATGCTATGAAATGCAACTGCAAATATGACGGGCACAGGATCTGGCTTCACAACTGCCATATTG GTGATGCCTTTAGTGAGGAGGCAGAGAAGAAGTTTGAGAAATACCCAGGACAGCTCAACAACCAGATCTCCTAA
- the loxl3b gene encoding lysyl oxidase homolog 3B isoform X2, translated as MDQSRWCRHIVFLFLAVCLPSCLAQTIPSVHPSPTATPHTPERLKFRLAGHPRKHNEGRIEVFYKGEWGTICDDDFSLANAQVLCHQLGFVSATGWAHSAKYGKGTGKIWLDNVQCSGSERSISVCKSRGWGNSDCTHDEDAGVICKDEKLPGYVDANIIEVQVDESKVEEVRLRPVVSMASKRLPVIEGVVEVRYKDGWAQICDNGWTAKNSRVICGMMGFPHERKVNKNFYKLYAERQKNHFLVHSVACLGTEVHLAACPLDFNKDNATETCPGGMPAVVSCVPGLEYAHKQAMKKQLKPLSVVRLKGGARPGEGRVEVLKGTEWGAVCDDRWNLQSASVVCRELGYGSAKEALTGARMGQGMGPIYMNEVQCTGFERSLWNCHFKNITAEDCKHTEDAAVRCNVPYMGFEKTVRITGGRSPFEGRVEVLRADANGNQHWGLICGEGWGTKEAMVACRQLGLGYANHGLQETWYWDSSNVTEMVMSGVKCTGDELSLGHCQHHKTVSCQKVAARFAAGVICSETTSDLVLNAALVQQTVYIEDRPLHMLYCAAEENCLAKSAAKANWPYGHRRLLRFSSEILNIGRADFRPKAGRHSWVWHACHGHYHSMDIFTHYDLLSLNGTKVADGHKASFCLEDSQCQEGVAKRYECANFGEQGITVGCVDLYRHDIDCQWIDITDVKPGNYILQIIINPNYEVSESDFTNNAMKCNCKYDGHRIWLHNCHIGDAFSEEAEKKFEKYPGQLNNQIS; from the exons ATGGACCAGTCTCGGTGGTGCAGACATATAGTCTTCCTCTTCCTGGCTGTTTGCCTTCCATCTTGCCTCGCCCAGACAATACCCTCTGTACACCCAAGTCCCACAGcaacaccccacacacctgaGCGTCTGAAGTTCCGCCTGGCTGGTCACCCACGGAAACACAATGAGGGACGAATTGAAGTGTTTTATAAAGGCGAATGGGGAACTATATGTGATGATGACTTCTCTTTGGCCAATGCCCAAGTGCTCTGTCATCAGCTGGGATTCGTCTCTGCCACAGGCTGGGCGCACAGCGCTAAATACGGCAAAGGAACAG GGAAGATCTGGCTGGATAATGTGCAGTGTAGTGGCAGTGAGAGAAGTATATCAGTGTGTAAGTCGCGCGGATGGGGCAACAGTGACTGCACTCACGATGAAGACGCTGGGGTGATCTGTAAGGATGAGAAGCTTCCAGGATATGTTGATGCCAACATTATAGAG GTACAGGTGGATGAAAGTAAAGTGGAGGAGGTGCGTCTGCGGCCAGTGGTGTCCATGGCAAGCAAGCGGCTACCTGTGATTgagggggtggtggaggtgaggtatAAGGACGGTTGGGCTCAGATCTGCGATAACGGCTGGACGGCCAAAAATTCACGGGTCATCTGTGGCATGATGGGCTTCCCACATGAGAGGAAGGTCAACAAGAACTTTTACAA ATTGTATGCAGAACGGCAGAAGAATCACTTCCTGGTTCACTCTGTGGCATGTTTAGGCACAGAGGTGCACCTGGCTGCCTGTCCTTTGGACTTTAACAAGGACAACGCCACAGAGACCTGTCCTGGGGGCATGCCCGCTGTGGTCAGCTGTGTGCCTGGACTGGAATATGCTCACAAGCAGGCCATGAAGAAACAACTCAAGCCATTG AGTGTAGTGCGTCTGAAAGGTGGCGCGAGGCCAGGGGAGGGCCgtgtggaggtgctgaagggCACCGAGTGGGGCGCGGTGTGCGATGACCGCTGGAACTTGCAGTCTGCTAGTGTGGTGTGCAGAGAGCTGGGATATGGCTCTGCTAAAGAAGCCCTCACTGGAGCCCGCATGGGCCAAG GCATGGGACCAATCTATATGAACGAGGTCCAGTGCACAGGCTTTGAACGTTCTCTGTGGAACTGTCACTTTAAGAACATCACTGCTGAAGACTGCAAGCACACAGAGGATGCTGCAGTCCGCTGTAACGTCCCCTATATGGGCTTTGAGAAAACG GTGCGTATCACAGGTGGACGTTCGCCCTTTGAGGGCCGCGTGGAAGTGCTGCGAGCCGATGCCAACGGAAACCAGCACTGGGGGCTGATCTGTGGAGAAGGCTGGGGCACCAAAGAGGCCATGGTGGCCTGCAGACAGCTGGGTCTTGGATACGCCAACCACGGTCTGCAA GAAACGTGGTACTGGGACAGCAGCAATGTGACGGAGATGGTGATGAGCGGGGTGAAGTGTACTGGAGACGAGCTGTCTCTCGGCCATTGCCAGCACCACAAAACGGTCAGCTGCCAGAAAGTAGCCGCACGATTCGCCGCCGGCGTCATCTGCTCAGAGA CTACATCTGATCTAGTGCTGAATGCTGCCCTGGTGCAGCAGACCGTGTACATCGAGGATCGCCCACTGCACATGCTCTACTGCGCCGCTGAGGAGAACTGCCTGGCCAAAAGTGCCGCCAAGGCCAACTGGCCCTACGGCCACCGTCGCCTGCTGCGTTTCTCCTCCGAGATCCTCAACATCGGCCGTGCCGACTTCAGGCCCAAAGCGGGACGCCACTCCTGGGTGTGGCATGCATGCCATGG GCATTATCACAGTATGGATATCTTCACACACTATGACCTGCTGTCTCTCAATGGTACCAAGGTAGCAGATGGACATAAAGCCAGTTTCTGTTTGGAGGACAGCCAGTGTCAGGAGG GTGTCGCCAAGAGATACGAATGTGCAAATTTTGGAGAGCAGGGCATCACAGTGGGATGTGTGGACCTGTACCGGCATGACATTGACTGCCAGTGGATTGACATCACAGATGTTAAACCTGGAAACTACATCCTACAG ATCATTATCAACCCTAACTATGAAGTATCTGAGAGTGACTTTACAAATAATGCTATGAAATGCAACTGCAAATATGACGGGCACAGGATCTGGCTTCACAACTGCCATATTG GTGATGCCTTTAGTGAGGAGGCAGAGAAGAAGTTTGAGAAATACCCAGGACAGCTCAACAACCAGATCTCCTAA
- the pank2 gene encoding pantothenate kinase 2, mitochondrial: MELNGYHCDGEACPETEDEDTTVSKQCWVDAPCSNIESANMENTTTSGTVHRERRVSNSTSSRQRIDSLKKNRPPFPWFGMDIGGTLVKLVYFEPKDITAEEEQEEVESLKSIRHYLTSHTAYGKTGIRDVHLELPDLMLWGRKGSLHFIRFPTQELPAFLQMGREKHFSSLHTTLCATGGGAYKFEADFRTMADLQLLKLDELDCLIKGVLYIDSVVSSGPSECYYYENPTDTEHCQQKAYNLENPYPLLLVNIGSGVSILAVYSKDDYKRVTGTSLGGGTFLGLCCLLTGCSTFEEALEMAARGESARVDKLVRDIYGGDYERFGLPGWAVASSFGNMMCKEKRDSVSKEDLARSTLITITNNIGSITRMCALNENIERVVFVGNFLRVNTLSMKLLAYALDYWSKGQLKALFLRHEGYFCAVGALLELLNSS; this comes from the exons ATGGAGCTGAATGGCTACCACTGTGACGGTGAGGCTTGTCCGGAAACCGAAGATGAGGATACGACTGTGTCAAAGCAATGCTGGGTCGATGCGCCATGTAGCAATATTGAGAGCGCGAATATGGAGAATACCACGACCAGTGGAACAGTCCACCGAGAGCGGCGAGTGTCTAACTCGACCTCGTCGAGACAAAGGATCGATTCGCTGAAGAAAAACAGGCCGC CTTTCCCATGGTTTGGCATGGATATTGGTGGTACATTGGTGAAGCTGGTCTACTTTGAGCCCAAAGATATCACtgcagaggaggagcaggaggaggtcGAAAGTCTGAAAAGTATCCGTCATTACCTCACCTCCCACACAGCTTATGGCAAAACGGGTATCAGAGACGTGCACCTGGAACTTCCAGACCTTATGCTGTGGGGCCGCAAGGGCAGCCTGCACTTTATTCGTTTCCCCACACAGGAGCTCCCGGCATTTCTGCAGATGGGTCGGGAAAAACACTTCTCCAGTCTTCACACCACACTATGTGCCACCGGTGGTGGTGCGTACAAGTTTGAGGCCGACTTCCGCACG ATGGCGGACCTGCAGCTTCTGAAGCTGGATGAGTTGGACTGTCTGATTAAGGGTGTCCTTTACATTGATTCGGTGGTCTCAAGTGGGCCTTCTGAGTGCTACTACTATGAAAACCCCACAGATACAGAGCACTGCCAACAGAAAGCCTATAACCTTGAGAATCCTTACCCTCTGCTACTGGTCAACATTGGCTCAGGGGTCAGTATACTGGCTGTCTACTCCAAAGACGACTACAAACGTGTTACCGGCACCAG CTTGGGTGGTGGTACCTTCCTGGGACTCTGTTGCTTGCTGACTGGCTGCTCTACCTTTGAAGAGGCACTGGAGATGGCTGCAAGGGGGGAAAGCGCTCGTGTGGATAAACTGGTCCGTGATATCTATGGGGGTGACTATGAGAGATTTGGTTTGCCAGGGTGGGCTGTTGCCTCCAG tTTTGGGAACATGATGTgcaaagagaagagagattCTGTCTCAAAAGAGGACTTAGCTAGATCTACACTCATCACCATCACAAACAACATTGGTTCTATCACACGCATGTGTGCACTCAACGAG AACATTGAGAGAGTGGTGTTTGTTGGGAACTTCTTGCGGGTAAACACGCTGTCCATGAAGTTGCTGGCTTATGCTTTGGACTACTGGAGTAAAGGACAGCTCAAAGCCCTATTTCTCAGACAcgag GGTTATTTTTGTGCTGTTGGGGCGTTATTGGAACTGTTGAACTCATCCTGA